The Eleutherodactylus coqui strain aEleCoq1 chromosome 13, aEleCoq1.hap1, whole genome shotgun sequence genome includes a window with the following:
- the LPIN3 gene encoding phosphatidate phosphatase LPIN3 isoform X2 — MNYVGQLAGSVLGRVRELYKGVNPATLSGSIDVIVVRQPDGSFQSSPFHVRFGKLGILRSTEMTVDIEINGEPVDLPMRLGENGEAFFIQDFEENDVPHSSIIPSHLPHGASSLYLGNELSEPSSAFHSPLPYINTPTSRRKNWSKRVTANRADKTFEVVNKPDETCDSMYFSFSEIPDDISPSQAKDFHTTAEENLFQSSTSRSPSPNSDSELELRVPGTPRSESCIEWDWGRLPQVSWADLGPQISQSLPPSPTRELELFHLASASPELPDPTEEVNASQSVPESGEMSIPPSHKDVVSELPPLYPDDVLSPDSQEISLYFPNSNPHPPPPPLYNKEDSGQISEDNMESSLPSVEMSLCGGLTDSWNIPEDRFLKYKVSFSDFSQNPSLIENPRLVLRIHNKFYNWATAAPILLCMQVFNEVLSQGMIDQIAQQKMPPQSRGWWFSWRRRSLPNPPPITNPNEYMEQDEEGNTKRLNEKIEDYRKSSLIPIQTRPYRKSLRLTSEQLKSLNLNNGANEVAFSVCTKFQGTCRTRAQIYLWESTDHIIISDIDGTVTRSDALGHILPQLGKDWTQPGIVQLYNAIHMNDYKFVYCSARSVGLAEITKNFLQGVSEGSFNLPPGPLLLSPSSLFAALHREVIEKTPEQFKIACLSDIRQLFTDPYPFYAAFGNRPNDVVAYREVGVPESRIFTVNPRGELTQDLNFSFKSSYAALRDLVNVMFPPPSSQSVSALLTQEFSDFSFWRDPLTNLSTEDIEDVS, encoded by the exons ATGAATTACGTGGGACAGCTAGCAGGCTCTGTACTGGGCCGAGTGCGAGAACTCTACAAAGGTGTAAATCCAGCAACGTTGTCCGGTTCCATCGATGTCATAGTGGTCCGACAACCTGATGGCTCCTTTCAATCTTCACCTTTCCatgtgcgctttgggaaactcgGTATACTGCGCTCAACTGAGATGACT GTAGACATAGAAATAAATGGAGAGCCTGTAGATTTACCAATGAGACTTGGAGAAAATGGAGAAGCTTTCTTCATCCAAGATTTTGAGGAGAATGAT GTACCCCATTCCTCCATCATTCCTTCTCACCTACCTCATGGCGCTTCTTCCCTTTATCTCGGCAATGAATTATCTGAACCTTCTTCAGCTTTCCATTCTCCCCTGCCTTACATTAATACCCCCACCTCTAGAAGGAAAAATTGGAGCAAAAGAGTAACAGCTAATAGGGCAGACAAGACATTTGAAGTAGTCAACAAACCTGACGAGACATG TGACTCCATGTACTTCTCTTTCTCGGAGATCCCAGATGACATTTCCCCATCACAGGCTAAGGATTTCCACACCACTGCTGAAGAGAATCTCTTTCAGTCATCCACAAG CCGCTCACCCTCACCCAATAGTGACTCTGAACTGGAATTGAGGGTTCCTGGGACACCTCGCTCCGAGAGCTGCATAGAATGGGACTGGGGAAGACTCCCACAG gtTTCTTGGGCAGATTTGGGTCCTCAAATATCCCAGTCTCTTCCACCCAGTCCAACCAGGGAGCTTGAGTTATTTCATCTCGCCTCAGCAAGTCCTGAGCTTCCTGATCCAACAGAAGAAGTTAATGCTAGCCAGAGTGTTCCAGAATCTGGAGAAATGTCCATACCTCCAAGTCATAAAG ATGTGGTCAGTGAACTTCCTCCTTTGTATCCTGATGATGTTCTCTCTCCCGACTCCCAGGAAATATCACTTTATTTTCCTAACAG TAACCCGCAccccccacctccacctctcTATAACAAGGAGGACTCAGGGCAGATATCAGAAGACAACATGGAATCATCTTTACCTTCTGTGGAAATGTCACTCTGTGGGGGTCTTACAGACTCATGGAATATCCCAGAAG ACAGGTTCCTCAAGTACAAGGTTTCATTCTCAGATTTCAGCCAAAACCCTTCACTCATAGAAAACCCAAGATTGGTATTGCGAATACACAATAA GTTCTACAACTGGGCAACTGCTGCCCCAATTCTTCTCTGCATGCAAGTGTTCAATGAGGTGCTATCCCAG GGAATGATTGATCAGATTGCTCAGCAGAAGATGCCACCTCAAAGTCGAGGATGGTGGTTTTCTTGGCGCAGAAGGAGCTTGCCTAACCCTCCG CCAATTACCAATCCTAATGAATATATGGAGCAGGATGAAGAGGGCAACACTAAGCG GTTGAATGAGAAGATAGAAGATTACAGGAAGTCCTCATTAATTCCCATACAAACTCGGCCATATCGGAAATCCCTGCGGTTGACATCTGAGCAGCTG AAAAGTTTAAATTTAAACAATGGAGCAAATGAAGTGGCTTTCAGCGTCTGTACGAAGTTCCAAGGCACATGTCGCACTCGAGCGCAGATCTACTTATGGGAGAGCACAGACCACATCATTATCAGTGACATCGATGGGACCGTTACTAG GTCAGATGCCCTTGGTCACATTCTGCCACAGCTTGGAAAAGACTGGACACAACCTGGGATAGTACAGCTCTACAATGCGATCCACAT GAATGACTACAAGTTTGTGTACTGCTCGGCACGCTCTGTGGGGCTAGCAGAAATTACCAAGAACTTCCTACAAGGTGTTAGTGAAGGCAGCTTCAACCTTCCACCAGGGCCTCTCCTTCTGTCTCCAAGTAGCCTGTTTGCAGCACTTCACAG GGAGGTTATAGAGAAGACCCCAGAGCAATTCAAGATTGCTTGTCTCTCTGACATACGGCAACTCTTCACAGACCCTTACCCTTTTTATGCTGCCTTTGGCAACAGACCAAAT GATGTCGTAGCCTACAGGGAAGTGGGGGTTCCAGAATCCCGGATCTTCACTGTGAATCCAAGGGGAGAACTGACCCAGGACCTGAATTTCAGCTTTAAATCCTC GTATGCAGCCCTCAGGGACTTGGTGAATGTCATGTTTCCCCCTCCATCCTCCCAGTCGGTCTCGGCTCTGCTCACTCAGGAGTTTAGTGACTTCTCGTTTTGGAGGGATCCACTAACAAATCTTAGTACAGAAGACATCGAAGATGTATCCTAA
- the LPIN3 gene encoding phosphatidate phosphatase LPIN3 isoform X1 → MGGIQEDAGQSRRSTYISLQEMNYVGQLAGSVLGRVRELYKGVNPATLSGSIDVIVVRQPDGSFQSSPFHVRFGKLGILRSTEMTVDIEINGEPVDLPMRLGENGEAFFIQDFEENDVPHSSIIPSHLPHGASSLYLGNELSEPSSAFHSPLPYINTPTSRRKNWSKRVTANRADKTFEVVNKPDETCDSMYFSFSEIPDDISPSQAKDFHTTAEENLFQSSTSRSPSPNSDSELELRVPGTPRSESCIEWDWGRLPQVSWADLGPQISQSLPPSPTRELELFHLASASPELPDPTEEVNASQSVPESGEMSIPPSHKDVVSELPPLYPDDVLSPDSQEISLYFPNSNPHPPPPPLYNKEDSGQISEDNMESSLPSVEMSLCGGLTDSWNIPEDRFLKYKVSFSDFSQNPSLIENPRLVLRIHNKFYNWATAAPILLCMQVFNEVLSQGMIDQIAQQKMPPQSRGWWFSWRRRSLPNPPPITNPNEYMEQDEEGNTKRLNEKIEDYRKSSLIPIQTRPYRKSLRLTSEQLKSLNLNNGANEVAFSVCTKFQGTCRTRAQIYLWESTDHIIISDIDGTVTRSDALGHILPQLGKDWTQPGIVQLYNAIHMNDYKFVYCSARSVGLAEITKNFLQGVSEGSFNLPPGPLLLSPSSLFAALHREVIEKTPEQFKIACLSDIRQLFTDPYPFYAAFGNRPNDVVAYREVGVPESRIFTVNPRGELTQDLNFSFKSSYAALRDLVNVMFPPPSSQSVSALLTQEFSDFSFWRDPLTNLSTEDIEDVS, encoded by the exons CCTTCAAGAAATGAATTACGTGGGACAGCTAGCAGGCTCTGTACTGGGCCGAGTGCGAGAACTCTACAAAGGTGTAAATCCAGCAACGTTGTCCGGTTCCATCGATGTCATAGTGGTCCGACAACCTGATGGCTCCTTTCAATCTTCACCTTTCCatgtgcgctttgggaaactcgGTATACTGCGCTCAACTGAGATGACT GTAGACATAGAAATAAATGGAGAGCCTGTAGATTTACCAATGAGACTTGGAGAAAATGGAGAAGCTTTCTTCATCCAAGATTTTGAGGAGAATGAT GTACCCCATTCCTCCATCATTCCTTCTCACCTACCTCATGGCGCTTCTTCCCTTTATCTCGGCAATGAATTATCTGAACCTTCTTCAGCTTTCCATTCTCCCCTGCCTTACATTAATACCCCCACCTCTAGAAGGAAAAATTGGAGCAAAAGAGTAACAGCTAATAGGGCAGACAAGACATTTGAAGTAGTCAACAAACCTGACGAGACATG TGACTCCATGTACTTCTCTTTCTCGGAGATCCCAGATGACATTTCCCCATCACAGGCTAAGGATTTCCACACCACTGCTGAAGAGAATCTCTTTCAGTCATCCACAAG CCGCTCACCCTCACCCAATAGTGACTCTGAACTGGAATTGAGGGTTCCTGGGACACCTCGCTCCGAGAGCTGCATAGAATGGGACTGGGGAAGACTCCCACAG gtTTCTTGGGCAGATTTGGGTCCTCAAATATCCCAGTCTCTTCCACCCAGTCCAACCAGGGAGCTTGAGTTATTTCATCTCGCCTCAGCAAGTCCTGAGCTTCCTGATCCAACAGAAGAAGTTAATGCTAGCCAGAGTGTTCCAGAATCTGGAGAAATGTCCATACCTCCAAGTCATAAAG ATGTGGTCAGTGAACTTCCTCCTTTGTATCCTGATGATGTTCTCTCTCCCGACTCCCAGGAAATATCACTTTATTTTCCTAACAG TAACCCGCAccccccacctccacctctcTATAACAAGGAGGACTCAGGGCAGATATCAGAAGACAACATGGAATCATCTTTACCTTCTGTGGAAATGTCACTCTGTGGGGGTCTTACAGACTCATGGAATATCCCAGAAG ACAGGTTCCTCAAGTACAAGGTTTCATTCTCAGATTTCAGCCAAAACCCTTCACTCATAGAAAACCCAAGATTGGTATTGCGAATACACAATAA GTTCTACAACTGGGCAACTGCTGCCCCAATTCTTCTCTGCATGCAAGTGTTCAATGAGGTGCTATCCCAG GGAATGATTGATCAGATTGCTCAGCAGAAGATGCCACCTCAAAGTCGAGGATGGTGGTTTTCTTGGCGCAGAAGGAGCTTGCCTAACCCTCCG CCAATTACCAATCCTAATGAATATATGGAGCAGGATGAAGAGGGCAACACTAAGCG GTTGAATGAGAAGATAGAAGATTACAGGAAGTCCTCATTAATTCCCATACAAACTCGGCCATATCGGAAATCCCTGCGGTTGACATCTGAGCAGCTG AAAAGTTTAAATTTAAACAATGGAGCAAATGAAGTGGCTTTCAGCGTCTGTACGAAGTTCCAAGGCACATGTCGCACTCGAGCGCAGATCTACTTATGGGAGAGCACAGACCACATCATTATCAGTGACATCGATGGGACCGTTACTAG GTCAGATGCCCTTGGTCACATTCTGCCACAGCTTGGAAAAGACTGGACACAACCTGGGATAGTACAGCTCTACAATGCGATCCACAT GAATGACTACAAGTTTGTGTACTGCTCGGCACGCTCTGTGGGGCTAGCAGAAATTACCAAGAACTTCCTACAAGGTGTTAGTGAAGGCAGCTTCAACCTTCCACCAGGGCCTCTCCTTCTGTCTCCAAGTAGCCTGTTTGCAGCACTTCACAG GGAGGTTATAGAGAAGACCCCAGAGCAATTCAAGATTGCTTGTCTCTCTGACATACGGCAACTCTTCACAGACCCTTACCCTTTTTATGCTGCCTTTGGCAACAGACCAAAT GATGTCGTAGCCTACAGGGAAGTGGGGGTTCCAGAATCCCGGATCTTCACTGTGAATCCAAGGGGAGAACTGACCCAGGACCTGAATTTCAGCTTTAAATCCTC GTATGCAGCCCTCAGGGACTTGGTGAATGTCATGTTTCCCCCTCCATCCTCCCAGTCGGTCTCGGCTCTGCTCACTCAGGAGTTTAGTGACTTCTCGTTTTGGAGGGATCCACTAACAAATCTTAGTACAGAAGACATCGAAGATGTATCCTAA
- the LPIN3 gene encoding phosphatidate phosphatase LPIN3 isoform X3 — MRLGENGEAFFIQDFEENDVPHSSIIPSHLPHGASSLYLGNELSEPSSAFHSPLPYINTPTSRRKNWSKRVTANRADKTFEVVNKPDETCDSMYFSFSEIPDDISPSQAKDFHTTAEENLFQSSTSRSPSPNSDSELELRVPGTPRSESCIEWDWGRLPQVSWADLGPQISQSLPPSPTRELELFHLASASPELPDPTEEVNASQSVPESGEMSIPPSHKDVVSELPPLYPDDVLSPDSQEISLYFPNSNPHPPPPPLYNKEDSGQISEDNMESSLPSVEMSLCGGLTDSWNIPEDRFLKYKVSFSDFSQNPSLIENPRLVLRIHNKFYNWATAAPILLCMQVFNEVLSQGMIDQIAQQKMPPQSRGWWFSWRRRSLPNPPPITNPNEYMEQDEEGNTKRLNEKIEDYRKSSLIPIQTRPYRKSLRLTSEQLKSLNLNNGANEVAFSVCTKFQGTCRTRAQIYLWESTDHIIISDIDGTVTRSDALGHILPQLGKDWTQPGIVQLYNAIHMNDYKFVYCSARSVGLAEITKNFLQGVSEGSFNLPPGPLLLSPSSLFAALHREVIEKTPEQFKIACLSDIRQLFTDPYPFYAAFGNRPNDVVAYREVGVPESRIFTVNPRGELTQDLNFSFKSSYAALRDLVNVMFPPPSSQSVSALLTQEFSDFSFWRDPLTNLSTEDIEDVS, encoded by the exons ATGAGACTTGGAGAAAATGGAGAAGCTTTCTTCATCCAAGATTTTGAGGAGAATGAT GTACCCCATTCCTCCATCATTCCTTCTCACCTACCTCATGGCGCTTCTTCCCTTTATCTCGGCAATGAATTATCTGAACCTTCTTCAGCTTTCCATTCTCCCCTGCCTTACATTAATACCCCCACCTCTAGAAGGAAAAATTGGAGCAAAAGAGTAACAGCTAATAGGGCAGACAAGACATTTGAAGTAGTCAACAAACCTGACGAGACATG TGACTCCATGTACTTCTCTTTCTCGGAGATCCCAGATGACATTTCCCCATCACAGGCTAAGGATTTCCACACCACTGCTGAAGAGAATCTCTTTCAGTCATCCACAAG CCGCTCACCCTCACCCAATAGTGACTCTGAACTGGAATTGAGGGTTCCTGGGACACCTCGCTCCGAGAGCTGCATAGAATGGGACTGGGGAAGACTCCCACAG gtTTCTTGGGCAGATTTGGGTCCTCAAATATCCCAGTCTCTTCCACCCAGTCCAACCAGGGAGCTTGAGTTATTTCATCTCGCCTCAGCAAGTCCTGAGCTTCCTGATCCAACAGAAGAAGTTAATGCTAGCCAGAGTGTTCCAGAATCTGGAGAAATGTCCATACCTCCAAGTCATAAAG ATGTGGTCAGTGAACTTCCTCCTTTGTATCCTGATGATGTTCTCTCTCCCGACTCCCAGGAAATATCACTTTATTTTCCTAACAG TAACCCGCAccccccacctccacctctcTATAACAAGGAGGACTCAGGGCAGATATCAGAAGACAACATGGAATCATCTTTACCTTCTGTGGAAATGTCACTCTGTGGGGGTCTTACAGACTCATGGAATATCCCAGAAG ACAGGTTCCTCAAGTACAAGGTTTCATTCTCAGATTTCAGCCAAAACCCTTCACTCATAGAAAACCCAAGATTGGTATTGCGAATACACAATAA GTTCTACAACTGGGCAACTGCTGCCCCAATTCTTCTCTGCATGCAAGTGTTCAATGAGGTGCTATCCCAG GGAATGATTGATCAGATTGCTCAGCAGAAGATGCCACCTCAAAGTCGAGGATGGTGGTTTTCTTGGCGCAGAAGGAGCTTGCCTAACCCTCCG CCAATTACCAATCCTAATGAATATATGGAGCAGGATGAAGAGGGCAACACTAAGCG GTTGAATGAGAAGATAGAAGATTACAGGAAGTCCTCATTAATTCCCATACAAACTCGGCCATATCGGAAATCCCTGCGGTTGACATCTGAGCAGCTG AAAAGTTTAAATTTAAACAATGGAGCAAATGAAGTGGCTTTCAGCGTCTGTACGAAGTTCCAAGGCACATGTCGCACTCGAGCGCAGATCTACTTATGGGAGAGCACAGACCACATCATTATCAGTGACATCGATGGGACCGTTACTAG GTCAGATGCCCTTGGTCACATTCTGCCACAGCTTGGAAAAGACTGGACACAACCTGGGATAGTACAGCTCTACAATGCGATCCACAT GAATGACTACAAGTTTGTGTACTGCTCGGCACGCTCTGTGGGGCTAGCAGAAATTACCAAGAACTTCCTACAAGGTGTTAGTGAAGGCAGCTTCAACCTTCCACCAGGGCCTCTCCTTCTGTCTCCAAGTAGCCTGTTTGCAGCACTTCACAG GGAGGTTATAGAGAAGACCCCAGAGCAATTCAAGATTGCTTGTCTCTCTGACATACGGCAACTCTTCACAGACCCTTACCCTTTTTATGCTGCCTTTGGCAACAGACCAAAT GATGTCGTAGCCTACAGGGAAGTGGGGGTTCCAGAATCCCGGATCTTCACTGTGAATCCAAGGGGAGAACTGACCCAGGACCTGAATTTCAGCTTTAAATCCTC GTATGCAGCCCTCAGGGACTTGGTGAATGTCATGTTTCCCCCTCCATCCTCCCAGTCGGTCTCGGCTCTGCTCACTCAGGAGTTTAGTGACTTCTCGTTTTGGAGGGATCCACTAACAAATCTTAGTACAGAAGACATCGAAGATGTATCCTAA